A region of Streptomyces sp. WMMC500 DNA encodes the following proteins:
- a CDS encoding tetratricopeptide repeat protein yields MAQPDPADEWLERGNDALRRGDPETAETWYLRGVDLGDVRAVAALGVVAEQRGDLAAAEDRLRTAAGSGHVPAMFNLGRLLRRRGDAEEAETWYRRAAEAGQEHAMANLAVLLDGRGAEEEAERWFRRAAEAGVAEAMVGLGVGLARRGEDATAEQWFRRAEDAGEPKGAYNLGLLLAQRGDTAGAERCWRAAGAAGEVHAMFNLGFLLMNRDDLDGAETWWHRAATGGHADAAHNLARLRGERGG; encoded by the coding sequence ATGGCGCAGCCGGATCCCGCCGACGAGTGGCTGGAACGGGGCAACGACGCGCTGCGGCGCGGCGATCCGGAGACCGCGGAGACGTGGTACCTGCGGGGCGTCGACCTCGGCGACGTGCGCGCGGTGGCAGCCCTGGGCGTCGTCGCGGAGCAGCGCGGGGACCTCGCGGCGGCGGAGGACCGGCTCCGTACGGCGGCGGGCTCCGGCCACGTGCCGGCGATGTTCAACCTGGGCCGGCTGCTCCGGCGCCGGGGCGACGCCGAGGAGGCGGAGACCTGGTACCGGCGCGCGGCCGAGGCCGGCCAGGAGCACGCGATGGCGAACCTCGCGGTCCTGCTGGACGGCCGCGGAGCGGAGGAGGAGGCGGAGCGCTGGTTCCGCCGGGCGGCGGAGGCGGGGGTCGCGGAGGCGATGGTCGGCCTGGGCGTCGGCCTGGCCCGCCGGGGCGAGGACGCGACGGCCGAGCAGTGGTTCCGCCGTGCGGAGGACGCGGGCGAACCGAAGGGCGCGTACAACCTCGGCCTGCTGCTGGCCCAGCGCGGCGACACCGCGGGCGCGGAGCGCTGCTGGCGTGCGGCGGGGGCGGCGGGGGAGGTGCACGCGATGTTCAACCTGGGCTTCCTGCTGATGAACCGCGACGACCTCGACGGCGCGGAGACCTGGTGGCACCGCGCCGCGACGGGCGGCCACGCGGACGCGGCGCACAACCTGGCGCGGCTGCGCGGGGAGCGTGGCGGCTGA
- a CDS encoding YajQ family cyclic di-GMP-binding protein — MADSSFDIVSKVDRQEVDNALNQAAKEISQRYDFKGVGAAIAWSGERIEIRANAEERAKAVLDIFQTKLVKRGISLKALESGEPQASGKEYKLYSTVKEGISQDDAKKLAKIVRDEGPKGVKAQVQGDELRVSSKSRDSLQEVITLLKGKDLDFAVQFVNYR, encoded by the coding sequence ATGGCCGACTCCAGTTTCGACATCGTCTCGAAGGTCGATCGGCAGGAGGTCGACAACGCTCTCAACCAGGCCGCCAAGGAGATCTCGCAGCGCTACGACTTCAAGGGCGTCGGCGCCGCCATCGCCTGGTCGGGGGAGCGGATCGAGATCCGGGCCAACGCCGAGGAGCGGGCCAAGGCCGTGCTGGACATCTTCCAGACCAAGCTGGTCAAGCGGGGGATCTCGCTGAAGGCCCTGGAGTCGGGGGAGCCGCAGGCGTCCGGGAAGGAGTACAAGCTGTACTCCACCGTCAAGGAGGGCATCTCCCAGGACGACGCCAAGAAGCTGGCGAAGATCGTCCGCGACGAGGGGCCCAAGGGGGTCAAGGCGCAGGTGCAGGGGGACGAGTTGCGGGTGTCCTCCAAGAGCCGGGACTCCCTGCAGGAGGTCATCACCCTCCTCAAGGGCAAGGACCTCGACTTCGCCGTCCAGTTCGTCAACTACCGGTAG
- a CDS encoding HAMP domain-containing sensor histidine kinase has protein sequence MRRRKQRSLLLRLVGLSLAVAALGGAATALLAAHGTSGQPRDAPAGDAPLPATDGDILDALYTYADEHPRWHGVESLVRDLATDTGRRIALTDPDGTTIADSALLLGDRRTGLPPAPAARIDASYPPTPDITPVPTLVARAPGRELGFHGWQLTEAERRQRQTLVEQAADCARRTGRSGTANRPERTRHRAEGTAGPGSVDAGARPSVSPCVPAALLAPSAASRRLQAEIVEHTTACLDERGLAYVVRDGAVQPATTKSPGWTQCVDTAQVEAKRPYVAAPADLYLGESDRFDPFSREGRWRTVTTAAVVLLVTAVSTALAGRRLVRPVRTLTRAVRRMAAGDHTARVPPVRGNDEITRLTDAFNTMAASIDTANRQHRAMVGDVAHELRTPLANVRSYLEAAQDGVLPLDPDLIHSLVEESSLLERLVADLQDLALADAGMLRIHPEETDATDLAEQAVAAHRAGAQASGVDLRLTASGPVTVRADPVRLRQALGNLVSNAVRHTQGGSVEVTVDGYEDDERGDTVTLTVADTGSGIAPEHLPHVFDRLYRADPARSRSTGGAGLGLAIATHLVEAHHGHIEVTSAPGAGSTFTIRLPAKGPPECPTPGTRQAHRRGQPAG, from the coding sequence ATGCGCCGTAGAAAACAGCGCAGTCTGCTGCTGAGGCTGGTCGGGCTCTCGCTCGCGGTCGCGGCACTCGGGGGTGCCGCCACCGCGCTGCTCGCCGCCCACGGCACGAGCGGTCAGCCGCGCGACGCCCCGGCCGGCGACGCTCCTCTGCCGGCCACCGATGGCGACATTCTCGACGCGCTGTACACGTACGCCGACGAGCACCCCCGCTGGCACGGCGTCGAGTCCCTCGTGCGCGACCTCGCGACGGACACCGGCCGGCGCATCGCCCTCACCGATCCGGACGGCACGACGATCGCGGACTCGGCGCTGCTCCTCGGCGACCGGCGCACCGGGCTGCCACCGGCACCCGCGGCCCGGATCGACGCGTCCTACCCGCCCACCCCGGACATCACCCCGGTGCCCACCCTGGTCGCCCGGGCCCCCGGAAGAGAACTCGGTTTCCACGGCTGGCAGCTCACCGAGGCGGAACGGCGGCAGCGGCAGACCCTCGTCGAGCAGGCGGCGGACTGCGCGCGCCGGACCGGCCGGAGCGGCACCGCAAACAGACCTGAGCGCACCCGCCACCGAGCCGAGGGTACGGCCGGGCCCGGCTCGGTCGATGCGGGAGCTCGGCCGTCGGTGAGCCCGTGCGTCCCCGCGGCGCTTCTCGCGCCGTCCGCGGCCAGTCGCCGCCTCCAGGCCGAGATCGTCGAGCACACTACCGCCTGCCTCGACGAGCGCGGCCTCGCGTACGTGGTCAGGGACGGCGCCGTCCAGCCCGCCACCACGAAGAGCCCGGGGTGGACACAGTGTGTGGACACCGCGCAGGTCGAGGCGAAGCGGCCCTACGTCGCCGCGCCGGCCGACCTGTACCTCGGCGAGAGCGACCGGTTCGATCCGTTCTCCCGGGAAGGCCGGTGGCGGACCGTCACGACCGCGGCCGTGGTGCTGCTCGTCACCGCCGTCAGCACGGCGCTGGCCGGCCGGCGCCTGGTCCGCCCGGTCCGTACGCTGACCCGTGCCGTCCGCCGGATGGCGGCGGGCGATCACACCGCCCGAGTCCCACCGGTCCGCGGCAACGACGAGATCACCCGGCTCACGGACGCCTTCAACACCATGGCCGCCTCGATCGACACCGCCAACCGGCAACACAGGGCGATGGTCGGCGACGTCGCCCACGAACTGCGTACTCCGCTCGCGAACGTCCGCAGCTACCTCGAAGCGGCCCAGGACGGCGTTCTCCCGCTCGACCCCGACCTCATCCACTCGCTCGTCGAGGAGTCCTCTCTGCTCGAACGGCTCGTCGCGGACCTCCAGGACCTCGCCCTCGCCGACGCCGGCATGCTGCGCATCCACCCCGAGGAGACCGACGCGACCGACCTCGCCGAGCAGGCCGTCGCCGCACACCGCGCCGGCGCCCAGGCGTCGGGGGTGGATCTGCGCCTCACCGCGAGCGGGCCCGTCACCGTACGCGCCGACCCGGTCCGGTTGCGCCAGGCGCTCGGCAACCTCGTGTCCAACGCGGTCCGCCATACACAGGGCGGATCGGTGGAGGTCACAGTGGACGGGTACGAGGACGACGAGCGCGGGGACACGGTCACACTCACCGTCGCCGACACGGGCTCCGGCATCGCCCCCGAACACCTGCCCCACGTCTTCGACCGGCTCTACCGCGCCGACCCCGCCCGCAGCCGAAGCACCGGCGGCGCCGGCCTCGGCCTCGCCATCGCCACACACCTCGTCGAGGCCCACCACGGCCACATCGAGGTCACCAGCGCCCCCGGCGCCGGCTCGACGTTCACCATCCGGCTCCCCGCGAAAGGTCCACCCGAATGCCCGACACCAGGCACGCGGCAGGCCCACCGCCGGGGTCAACCCGCCGGATGA
- a CDS encoding DUF2255 family protein yields MAAWTADELDRIGTAEELNLQSQRGDGSLRDPVTMWVVRDGDDVYVRSVKGSQGPWFRGTRARLAGRIRAGGVDKDVAFVDVGDPGETTPRVDEAYRTKYGHYPADIFGSVVTPQAKEATIRLVPR; encoded by the coding sequence ATGGCGGCATGGACAGCCGACGAGCTTGACCGGATCGGCACCGCGGAGGAGCTGAACCTTCAGTCGCAGCGCGGTGACGGCAGTCTGCGTGATCCGGTCACCATGTGGGTCGTACGCGACGGGGACGACGTCTACGTCCGGTCCGTGAAGGGGTCGCAGGGGCCGTGGTTCCGCGGGACGCGGGCGCGGTTGGCGGGGCGTATCCGGGCCGGGGGCGTCGACAAGGACGTCGCCTTCGTCGACGTCGGGGACCCGGGCGAGACCACGCCGCGGGTGGACGAGGCGTACCGGACCAAGTACGGGCACTATCCGGCGGACATCTTCGGCTCCGTCGTGACCCCGCAGGCCAAGGAGGCCACGATCCGGCTCGTGCCGCGCTGA
- a CDS encoding response regulator transcription factor produces MPARILVAEDDRRQADLIRRYLERDGHETTVVHDGRAALDRARRCSPDLLVLDLMLPTIGGLDVCRTLRSEQDVPIIMVTARASEDDLLQGLRTGADDYLTKPYRPRELLARIQAVLRRTARAAPAEPQQYRVGGLVVDTVRHQVEVDGVPVRTTPAEFTLLVCLAAAPGRAFTRELLLERVGAFDREVTGRTIDMHVLNLRRKIEPTPTRPRYLLTVYGIGYKLAEPPDGEAGDAP; encoded by the coding sequence ATGCCAGCTCGCATTCTGGTCGCCGAGGACGATCGCAGACAGGCGGACCTGATCCGCCGCTATCTCGAACGCGATGGGCACGAGACCACCGTCGTGCACGACGGCCGGGCCGCCCTCGACCGCGCCCGGCGATGTTCGCCGGACCTGCTGGTGCTTGACCTGATGCTCCCCACGATCGGCGGTCTGGACGTGTGCCGGACACTGCGGTCCGAACAGGACGTTCCGATCATCATGGTCACGGCGCGCGCCAGTGAGGACGACCTGCTGCAGGGCCTGCGGACGGGCGCGGACGACTACCTCACCAAGCCGTACCGGCCGCGCGAGTTACTCGCCCGGATCCAGGCGGTGCTGCGCCGCACCGCCCGAGCCGCCCCTGCCGAACCGCAGCAGTACCGGGTCGGCGGTCTGGTCGTCGACACCGTGCGACACCAGGTCGAAGTCGACGGTGTGCCGGTGCGTACCACGCCGGCCGAGTTCACCCTGCTCGTCTGTCTGGCCGCCGCGCCAGGGCGGGCGTTCACCCGGGAGCTGCTGCTGGAGCGCGTCGGCGCGTTCGACCGCGAGGTGACCGGCCGCACCATCGACATGCACGTACTGAACCTGCGCCGCAAGATCGAGCCGACGCCCACCCGGCCGCGGTATCTGCTCACCGTGTACGGCATCGGCTACAAGCTCGCCGAACCGCCAGACGGCGAGGCCGGCGATGCGCCGTAG
- a CDS encoding serine hydrolase domain-containing protein → MAAGGVLGTAGTSHADGSSGFGRVPGTLRPGGELDRYIAQMAAEDRFSGTVLLTHRNRPVLSRSHGWADRARRIANGPETRFVVGSIAKTFTAVAIAQLAARGEVAYGGTVGAYLDGFPAEIAQHVTVHQMLTHTSGLGDFYSAEFVEQAKNWDTVEEFWDGLMAVMRTLKLEFTPGTRTDYSNAGFIILGGIVAQMAGSYYDHMRSRLFTPAGMDSSDFSTKPEVLADRRVAHPYALQDGEHVDIIDSDLLIGTPAGGAYASAPDMVRFAHAFQDGATLLDRAGAQLVASPKLPPSTDNDRFAAYGLTAHLTNGQWSYAKNGGFQGASNNIEWFPESGWVAAVLCNYADSAEPVSDKARELIADAR, encoded by the coding sequence TTGGCCGCCGGTGGCGTGCTGGGGACGGCCGGCACATCCCACGCCGACGGCTCGTCCGGATTCGGCCGGGTACCCGGCACCTTGCGGCCCGGCGGTGAACTCGACCGGTACATCGCCCAGATGGCCGCCGAGGACAGGTTCTCCGGCACCGTTCTGCTGACCCACCGGAACAGGCCGGTACTGTCCCGCTCGCACGGCTGGGCCGACAGGGCACGGCGGATCGCCAACGGGCCGGAGACCAGGTTCGTGGTCGGATCGATCGCCAAGACGTTCACCGCCGTCGCGATCGCCCAGCTCGCCGCGCGGGGCGAGGTGGCCTACGGCGGCACGGTCGGTGCCTACCTCGACGGTTTCCCGGCCGAGATCGCACAGCACGTCACGGTCCACCAGATGCTCACCCACACCTCCGGCCTCGGCGACTTCTACAGTGCGGAGTTCGTCGAGCAGGCGAAGAACTGGGACACCGTCGAGGAGTTCTGGGACGGCCTCATGGCGGTCATGCGCACCCTGAAGCTGGAGTTCACGCCGGGCACCAGGACGGACTACAGCAACGCGGGGTTCATCATTCTCGGCGGGATCGTGGCGCAGATGGCGGGGTCCTACTACGACCACATGCGCAGTCGCCTCTTCACGCCGGCAGGCATGGACAGCAGCGACTTCTCCACCAAACCCGAGGTACTCGCCGACCGGCGCGTCGCCCACCCCTACGCCCTGCAGGACGGTGAACACGTCGACATCATCGACAGCGACCTCCTGATCGGCACGCCAGCGGGCGGCGCCTACGCCAGCGCACCGGACATGGTCCGCTTCGCGCACGCCTTCCAGGACGGCGCCACGCTCCTCGACCGCGCCGGCGCCCAGCTCGTCGCCAGCCCGAAGCTGCCGCCGTCCACGGACAACGACAGGTTCGCCGCCTACGGGTTGACCGCCCACCTCACCAACGGCCAGTGGTCCTACGCGAAGAACGGCGGCTTCCAGGGGGCGAGCAACAACATCGAGTGGTTCCCCGAGTCCGGCTGGGTCGCCGCGGTGCTCTGCAACTACGCCGACTCGGCAGAACCCGTCAGCGACAAGGCCCGGGAACTCATCGCGGATGCACGGTGA